One genomic segment of Paenibacillus sp. FSL H8-0332 includes these proteins:
- the glnA gene encoding type I glutamate--ammonia ligase: MSVEKVLQTIKENNIEWVDFRFVDLGGRAHHISLPASAVEEETFVNGVAFDGSSITGFRGIEESDMVMMPDPSTTYIDPFTAHPTLNIMCDIFTPDGERYERDPRGIAVKAEEFLQSSGVGTAAFFAPESEFFIFDDVRYESGMNTSSFYVDSEEAAWNTGRKEEGGNMAFKVGVKGGYVPVAPVDSQQDIRSEMCRLLGEAGLEIERHHHEVATAGQAEINFRFDTLKKTADNLLTYKYIVQNTARQYGKVATFMPKPLFGDNGSGMHVHQSIFNGDAPLFYEKGAYANLSEMALHYIGGILYHAPALIALTNPSTNSFKRLVPGYEAPVNLVYSKGNRSAAVRIPVAAVTPKGCRIEFRTPDSTANPYLAFSAMLMAGLDGIKKKINPEEMGYGPLDKNIYELSDADKEKIRSVPASLDEALDALEADFEFLTEGGVFTKDFIDNYIALKRSEAQAVAIRVHPHEYSLYFDV; encoded by the coding sequence ATGTCGGTTGAAAAAGTATTGCAGACGATCAAGGAAAACAATATCGAGTGGGTGGATTTCCGGTTTGTAGATTTGGGTGGACGTGCTCACCACATCTCTTTGCCCGCATCCGCAGTTGAAGAAGAAACCTTTGTAAATGGAGTAGCATTCGATGGTTCTTCCATTACAGGCTTCCGGGGGATTGAAGAGTCGGATATGGTAATGATGCCTGATCCAAGCACCACTTACATTGACCCGTTCACTGCTCACCCGACGCTGAACATTATGTGCGACATCTTCACGCCGGATGGCGAACGTTATGAGCGCGACCCGCGCGGTATCGCAGTGAAGGCTGAAGAATTCCTGCAATCCAGCGGTGTAGGTACAGCAGCATTCTTCGCACCTGAATCCGAGTTCTTCATCTTCGACGATGTACGTTACGAGAGCGGAATGAATACTTCCTCCTTCTACGTAGATTCCGAGGAAGCAGCATGGAACACTGGCCGCAAGGAAGAAGGCGGCAACATGGCATTCAAGGTTGGCGTGAAGGGCGGATACGTGCCTGTAGCTCCAGTGGATTCCCAGCAGGATATCCGCAGTGAAATGTGCCGTCTGCTTGGTGAAGCTGGCCTCGAAATCGAGCGTCACCACCACGAAGTAGCAACAGCAGGCCAAGCGGAGATCAACTTCCGTTTTGACACCTTGAAGAAAACAGCTGATAACCTCCTCACATACAAATACATTGTGCAGAACACTGCACGCCAATACGGCAAGGTAGCGACCTTCATGCCAAAACCGCTGTTCGGCGATAACGGTAGCGGAATGCACGTTCACCAATCGATTTTCAACGGCGATGCTCCATTGTTCTACGAAAAAGGCGCATATGCCAACCTGAGTGAAATGGCGCTGCATTACATCGGCGGTATCCTGTATCATGCTCCTGCATTGATCGCGCTGACGAACCCAAGCACCAACTCCTTCAAACGTCTGGTTCCTGGCTATGAAGCACCGGTCAACCTGGTCTATTCCAAGGGTAACCGTTCCGCTGCTGTCCGTATCCCGGTTGCTGCTGTGACACCTAAGGGCTGTCGCATCGAATTCCGTACACCGGACTCCACGGCTAACCCATATCTGGCCTTCTCCGCTATGTTGATGGCAGGTCTGGACGGAATTAAGAAGAAGATCAACCCTGAAGAAATGGGCTACGGTCCGCTGGACAAGAACATCTACGAATTGTCTGATGCAGACAAAGAGAAGATCCGCAGCGTTCCAGCTTCCCTGGACGAAGCTCTGGATGCACTGGAGGCTGACTTCGAGTTCCTGACAGAGGGCGGCGTATTCACCAAGGACTTCATCGATAACTATATCGCCCTGAAGCGTTCCGAAGCTCAAGCCGTTGCCATCCGCGTTCATCCGCATGAATACTCCCTGTACTTCGACGTATAA
- a CDS encoding AbrB/MazE/SpoVT family DNA-binding domain-containing protein, with amino-acid sequence MKPAGVVRKVDQLGRIVLPKSLRKRYQMNEGDPVEILVQGDHIILERYRPKCVFCGSVEGVSEYKDRYICSSCLSEMTQLPRHA; translated from the coding sequence ATGAAACCTGCTGGCGTTGTACGTAAAGTAGATCAGCTGGGTAGAATTGTTCTGCCTAAGTCTCTGCGTAAAAGGTATCAAATGAATGAAGGTGACCCTGTTGAGATTCTGGTTCAGGGCGACCACATTATTCTGGAGCGTTACCGTCCGAAGTGTGTCTTCTGTGGATCTGTCGAAGGCGTAAGCGAATATAAAGACCGTTATATTTGTTCAAGCTGTCTTTCCGAAATGACCCAATTGCCAAGACACGCGTAA
- a CDS encoding phosphodiester glycosidase family protein, whose translation MMTPVKRVNRFFMLLTAPLFGLLLCLWLYQPPLELKLNTAPFAAVPGPVNETAQLKQDLAVAKSYASYTIDSIGTSAQLYKQTTNAMNALVSTAAAQTSRPERIYNRRISSRLGIPADVISSDRITIELYRLNPGNYTAYAMKIKLKDSSAMKMSLAGDGTGASETTMQAVNRYGASAGINAGGFADQNGKRYPLSTTVVGGEYLYGFEPSYKDLSFVGLNKSGQLIGGKFTSRTQLDQLEPVFGATFVPVLLKNQSKTAIPLKWQLAPKRAPRTIIGNYKDNQLLILVADGYNENGNSGATLAELQDKLYNLGVIDAYNLDGGGSSSMIFRGKVINKPSDGNLRRVPTNFLFFK comes from the coding sequence ATGATGACACCTGTCAAAAGAGTGAACCGGTTCTTCATGCTTCTGACCGCTCCGTTATTCGGACTGCTGCTCTGTCTGTGGCTGTATCAGCCGCCGCTTGAGCTTAAGCTGAATACTGCACCCTTCGCAGCTGTTCCCGGACCCGTGAATGAAACCGCCCAATTGAAGCAGGATCTGGCTGTAGCCAAAAGCTATGCCTCTTACACCATAGACTCCATCGGCACCAGCGCACAGCTCTACAAGCAGACTACGAACGCTATGAACGCACTGGTCAGCACAGCAGCAGCACAGACCTCCCGGCCCGAGCGGATCTACAACCGCCGGATTAGCTCCCGGCTCGGCATTCCCGCCGATGTGATCAGCAGTGACCGGATTACCATTGAATTATACCGGCTGAACCCCGGCAACTATACAGCATACGCCATGAAGATTAAGCTGAAGGATTCGTCAGCCATGAAGATGAGCCTGGCCGGTGACGGCACAGGCGCTTCCGAGACCACCATGCAGGCCGTGAACCGCTACGGCGCCTCAGCCGGTATTAATGCCGGAGGATTCGCCGATCAGAACGGCAAGCGTTATCCGCTCTCAACCACCGTCGTCGGCGGAGAGTATCTGTACGGCTTCGAACCCAGCTACAAGGACCTCAGCTTCGTCGGCCTGAACAAGTCCGGCCAGCTGATCGGCGGCAAGTTCACCAGCCGCACCCAGCTGGATCAGCTGGAGCCGGTATTCGGGGCAACCTTCGTCCCCGTTCTGCTGAAGAATCAGAGCAAGACAGCCATCCCGCTGAAATGGCAGCTGGCCCCGAAGCGGGCACCGCGGACCATTATCGGCAACTACAAGGATAATCAGCTGCTGATTCTGGTCGCTGACGGATATAACGAGAACGGCAACTCCGGTGCTACACTGGCCGAGCTTCAAGACAAGCTGTACAACCTCGGCGTCATTGATGCTTATAACCTGGACGGTGGCGGCTCATCGTCCATGATTTTCCGCGGCAAGGTCATTAACAAGCCTTCCGACGGCAATCTGCGCCGCGTCCCGACGAACTTTCTGTTCTTCAAGTAA
- a CDS encoding cellobiose phosphorylase, which yields MKEQTNGSKAGWSFTGNNGDFRLEQPDRSSFLYFPLVNEGGMMSSVSPKLHGQAASGHNTFLTPPISVEDLHNSRASRNFWVYIEGKGAWSAAGNSARQNAAFYDEAADESLLEAGLLWHRVTRESSDLGLRAQITSFVPCGNDKVELMKVVLTNSGTEALTLTPTAAIPLYARSADDLRDHRHVTSLLNRIYTSDYGVEVQPALSFDERGHRVNHTSYGVFGAGEGGTLPTGLFPVQEEFIGEGGSLDWPEAVVNNLAPPIGKGGEAAKEGYEALGGLRFAAITLEPGQSHSYVIAMAIDNDRIDVQALMAKYGSVAAFDTLLEENKHFWADKVNTVEFHTGDHAADEWMKWVTLQPVLRRLYGNSFLPYHDYGRGGRGWRDLWQDCLALLIMEPADVRSLLLNNYAGVRIDGSNATIIGQQPGEFIADRNNIPRVWMDHGAWPFLTTMLYLDQSGDLDFLLQEQTYFRDSFMNRCKDRDASWEPGTGSSLRTTAGEVYSGTILEHILLQNLVPFFNVGEHNNILLEGADWNDGLDMAAQRGESVTFTAFYASNLLDLSKLLITLKDRTGGDTLELAEEMVLLLDSLGQAVNYESISAKHEQLSRYYAAAPNKVSGEKTVLKLDEVAADLARKAEWIFDHLRRNEWVESGHGDGWFNGYYNNDGERVEGEGASGTRMTLTGQVFPLLGHAAAPEQIPAIISAVERNLYDEKIGYRLNSNFGGIQQNLGRAFGFAFGHKENGAMFSHMTVMYGNALYKRGYVKEGRKVLDSLYRLSANFEVSRMYPGIPEYINEQGRGMYTYLTGSASWLLLTMVTEVFGVKGKLGDLLLQPKLVNEQFDGDKSAAIKTIFAGRELKVVYTASGSTEYGEYQIHAARLNGAEVTLQRVSEGVVIPRSLLTGLPEGEIHLLEVELA from the coding sequence TTGAAAGAACAAACCAATGGATCAAAAGCAGGCTGGAGCTTCACCGGGAATAACGGGGACTTTCGGCTGGAGCAGCCGGACCGGAGCAGTTTTTTATATTTTCCGCTAGTTAATGAAGGGGGCATGATGTCCTCAGTCAGTCCTAAGCTGCATGGTCAAGCCGCTTCAGGCCATAATACCTTTCTGACACCGCCCATCTCGGTGGAGGATCTGCATAATTCCCGCGCCTCGCGCAATTTCTGGGTGTACATTGAAGGTAAGGGAGCCTGGTCGGCTGCGGGCAATTCCGCACGGCAGAATGCGGCGTTCTATGACGAAGCAGCAGATGAATCCTTGCTGGAAGCAGGACTTCTGTGGCATCGGGTGACGCGGGAGAGTAGTGACCTGGGGCTAAGGGCGCAGATCACAAGCTTCGTACCCTGCGGCAACGACAAGGTTGAGCTAATGAAGGTGGTACTTACAAACAGTGGTACAGAGGCGCTTACGCTGACACCTACTGCGGCTATTCCGCTGTATGCACGTTCTGCGGATGATCTGCGCGATCACCGGCATGTCACCTCGCTGCTGAACCGGATCTATACTTCGGATTATGGTGTAGAGGTACAGCCTGCCCTGTCCTTCGACGAACGCGGCCACCGGGTGAATCATACTTCGTACGGGGTATTCGGGGCTGGCGAGGGCGGTACGCTGCCAACAGGATTATTCCCGGTGCAGGAGGAATTCATCGGCGAGGGTGGAAGCTTGGACTGGCCGGAAGCCGTTGTGAACAATCTGGCTCCGCCGATTGGGAAAGGCGGCGAAGCAGCTAAGGAAGGATACGAGGCACTGGGAGGCCTGCGGTTCGCCGCGATCACTCTGGAACCAGGTCAGAGTCATTCTTATGTCATAGCGATGGCTATTGACAATGATAGAATCGATGTGCAGGCGCTGATGGCCAAATATGGCTCGGTTGCGGCTTTTGATACATTGCTTGAAGAGAATAAGCATTTCTGGGCGGATAAAGTCAATACGGTAGAATTCCATACAGGAGATCATGCCGCCGACGAATGGATGAAATGGGTCACGCTGCAGCCGGTTCTGCGCAGATTATACGGTAACTCGTTCCTGCCTTACCACGATTACGGCAGAGGGGGACGCGGCTGGCGCGATCTCTGGCAGGATTGTCTGGCTCTATTGATTATGGAGCCTGCGGATGTACGCAGCCTGCTCCTGAACAACTACGCCGGAGTCCGAATAGACGGCAGCAATGCGACGATCATCGGTCAGCAGCCGGGCGAATTCATTGCGGACCGCAACAATATTCCACGGGTCTGGATGGACCATGGTGCGTGGCCGTTCCTGACTACCATGCTCTATCTGGATCAGAGCGGGGATCTGGACTTCCTGCTGCAGGAGCAGACCTACTTCCGCGATAGCTTCATGAACCGCTGTAAGGACCGCGATGCCTCCTGGGAACCGGGTACTGGAAGCAGTCTGCGGACAACTGCGGGCGAAGTCTATTCAGGTACTATTCTAGAGCATATCCTGCTGCAGAATCTGGTTCCCTTCTTCAATGTGGGTGAGCATAACAACATCCTGCTGGAAGGAGCGGACTGGAATGACGGCCTCGATATGGCTGCACAGCGGGGCGAAAGTGTCACCTTCACTGCCTTCTATGCCAGCAATCTGCTCGATCTGTCCAAGCTGCTGATTACCCTGAAGGACCGGACTGGCGGAGATACGCTGGAGCTGGCTGAAGAGATGGTGCTGCTGCTCGATTCACTGGGGCAAGCGGTCAACTATGAATCTATCTCTGCCAAGCATGAGCAGCTCAGCCGCTACTATGCTGCTGCACCGAACAAGGTGAGCGGGGAGAAAACCGTCCTGAAGCTTGACGAGGTTGCAGCAGATCTCGCCCGTAAAGCAGAATGGATCTTCGATCACCTGCGCCGCAATGAATGGGTAGAGAGCGGACACGGTGACGGCTGGTTCAACGGCTATTATAATAATGACGGGGAACGGGTAGAGGGTGAAGGTGCCTCAGGCACACGGATGACGCTTACCGGACAGGTCTTCCCGCTCCTGGGCCACGCGGCTGCTCCAGAGCAGATTCCTGCGATCATCTCTGCCGTAGAGCGCAATCTGTACGATGAGAAGATCGGCTACCGGCTGAACAGTAACTTTGGCGGTATTCAGCAGAATCTGGGCCGTGCTTTCGGGTTCGCCTTCGGACACAAGGAGAACGGGGCCATGTTCAGCCACATGACCGTTATGTACGGAAATGCGCTGTATAAGCGCGGATATGTCAAAGAAGGCCGCAAGGTGCTGGACTCACTGTATCGCCTGAGTGCGAACTTCGAGGTCAGCCGGATGTATCCCGGTATCCCGGAATATATCAACGAGCAGGGCAGAGGAATGTATACGTATCTGACAGGCTCGGCAAGCTGGCTGCTGCTGACCATGGTCACTGAAGTATTTGGCGTCAAAGGCAAGCTCGGCGACCTGCTGCTGCAGCCGAAGCTGGTAAATGAACAGTTTGACGGCGATAAGAGCGCCGCTATCAAGACTATCTTTGCCGGACGCGAGCTGAAAGTCGTCTATACGGCCTCAGGAAGCACGGAGTATGGAGAGTATCAAATACACGCAGCCCGCTTGAACGGAGCTGAGGTAACGCTTCAGCGCGTCTCAGAGGGCGTTGTGATTCCACGCAGCCTGCTGACAGGCCTGCCTGAAGGAGAAATTCATCTGCTGGAGGTAGAACTGGCCTAA
- the aroF gene encoding 3-deoxy-7-phosphoheptulonate synthase → MIVITSNQTPQEQVNEIIAVIEKEGLQVHLSVGADHTVIGLVGGVTPKLAEHLRQMKGVENVVKITKSYKLASRDFHPEDTVIDIRGVKIGGENMVIMGGPCAVESPEQIDEIARLVKASGGQVLRGGAFKPRTGPYSFQGVGVEGLTMMAEAGKRHGLLTITEVMTPEYVDICAEHADILQVGTRNMQNFDLLRKLGTCGRPVLLKRGFSATYDELLNAAEYILAGGNRDVMLCERGIRTFETYTRNTLDLSAIPVLQNLSHLPVISDPSHGTGRRELVAPMAKASVAAGANGLIIEMHTDPDNSMTGDGVQSLFPEQFDSLLRDLEKLAPLVGRKFSPSLEAAPVV, encoded by the coding sequence ATGATCGTTATTACATCCAACCAAACACCTCAGGAACAGGTGAATGAGATTATTGCCGTGATTGAGAAGGAAGGCTTGCAGGTCCACCTCTCAGTAGGGGCTGACCATACCGTAATCGGACTGGTCGGGGGCGTCACTCCGAAGCTTGCCGAGCATCTGCGCCAGATGAAGGGCGTGGAGAACGTGGTGAAGATTACCAAATCCTACAAGCTCGCAAGCCGCGACTTCCATCCGGAGGATACGGTTATCGATATCCGCGGAGTGAAGATCGGCGGGGAGAACATGGTTATTATGGGCGGCCCTTGTGCTGTGGAATCTCCGGAGCAGATCGATGAGATTGCCCGGCTGGTCAAGGCTTCCGGCGGCCAGGTGCTGCGCGGAGGTGCCTTCAAGCCGCGTACCGGACCTTACAGCTTCCAGGGAGTTGGCGTGGAAGGGCTGACGATGATGGCGGAAGCCGGCAAACGTCACGGCCTGCTGACCATTACTGAGGTCATGACGCCGGAATATGTGGATATCTGTGCCGAGCACGCGGATATTCTGCAGGTAGGTACACGCAACATGCAGAACTTTGATCTGCTGCGCAAGCTGGGGACCTGCGGCCGTCCTGTGCTACTGAAGCGCGGGTTCAGTGCGACCTATGATGAGCTGCTGAATGCGGCAGAATACATTCTCGCCGGGGGCAACCGGGATGTCATGCTATGCGAGCGCGGCATCCGTACCTTCGAGACTTACACGCGCAACACACTGGATCTGTCGGCCATTCCTGTGCTGCAGAATCTCAGCCACCTGCCTGTAATCTCTGACCCGAGCCACGGCACCGGACGCCGTGAACTGGTAGCCCCTATGGCCAAGGCCTCAGTTGCTGCCGGCGCCAACGGTCTGATTATCGAGATGCATACCGACCCTGATAACTCCATGACCGGCGACGGCGTGCAGTCCCTGTTCCCTGAACAGTTTGACAGCCTGCTGCGCGATCTGGAGAAGCTGGCACCGCTGGTAGGCCGCAAGTTCTCTCCTTCTCTGGAGGCTGCGCCTGTAGTGTGA
- a CDS encoding 4-hydroxy-3-methylbut-2-enyl diphosphate reductase, producing the protein MEVIKISPRGYCYGVVDAMVMARQAAQNLDLPRPIYILGMIVHNSHVTNSFEDDGIITLDGHNRLDILDKVDKGTVIFTAHGVSPEVRKMARAKGLTTVDATCPDVTKTHDLIKEKVDEGCEIIYIGKKGHPEPEGAVGIAPEHVHLIEKEEDIAGLSIPSSRIVITNQTTMSQWDIKHIMRKLLETFPGAEVHNEICMATQVRQEAVAEQAGQCELVIVVGDPRSNNSNRLAQVSEEIAGVTAYRIADVSELNTEWLKGITKVGVTSGASTPTPITKEVINYLEQYDEAKPETWEITRTVNMAKLLPPVKKKTASTN; encoded by the coding sequence ATGGAAGTCATCAAAATCTCTCCCCGGGGGTATTGCTATGGCGTCGTCGATGCTATGGTAATGGCACGGCAGGCTGCGCAGAATCTTGATTTGCCCCGGCCGATTTATATACTGGGCATGATTGTGCACAACAGCCATGTCACGAACTCCTTCGAGGATGACGGAATCATTACGCTGGACGGGCATAACCGTCTGGATATTCTAGATAAAGTAGATAAGGGAACAGTCATCTTCACAGCGCACGGCGTATCGCCCGAGGTCCGTAAGATGGCACGCGCCAAAGGGCTGACTACGGTAGATGCTACCTGCCCTGATGTGACGAAGACGCATGACCTCATTAAGGAGAAGGTTGATGAGGGCTGCGAAATTATCTATATCGGCAAGAAAGGCCATCCGGAGCCGGAAGGTGCGGTGGGAATTGCGCCGGAGCATGTCCATCTGATCGAAAAGGAAGAGGATATTGCCGGGCTCTCTATCCCTTCCTCACGGATTGTCATTACAAACCAGACTACAATGAGCCAGTGGGATATCAAGCATATTATGCGCAAGCTGCTGGAGACCTTCCCCGGCGCCGAGGTTCATAATGAGATTTGTATGGCTACGCAGGTGCGGCAGGAGGCTGTCGCTGAGCAGGCGGGCCAGTGCGAGCTGGTTATTGTGGTGGGTGATCCGCGCAGCAATAACTCTAACCGCTTGGCACAAGTATCAGAGGAGATCGCCGGAGTTACCGCTTACCGGATCGCTGACGTCTCCGAGCTGAATACGGAGTGGCTGAAGGGAATTACCAAGGTAGGTGTGACTTCCGGCGCTTCTACGCCGACACCGATCACCAAGGAAGTCATTAATTATCTGGAGCAGTATGACGAAGCGAAGCCGGAGACTTGGGAGATCACGCGCACGGTTAATATGGCGAAGCTCCTGCCGCCGGTGAAGAAAAAGACAGCGAGCACCAACTGA
- the trmL gene encoding tRNA (uridine(34)/cytosine(34)/5-carboxymethylaminomethyluridine(34)-2'-O)-methyltransferase TrmL has protein sequence MALHIVLVEPEIPANTGNIARTCAATGTHLHLVHPLGFRTDDATLKRAGLDYWHAVNIEYHNSFSEVLEKYQEGRFFYATTKAKKRYSDFSFRDGDFFVFGKETKGLPAEILEVGQETAMRMPMSEAVRSLNLSNSAAIVVYEALRQLDFPQLF, from the coding sequence ATGGCATTACACATTGTGCTGGTGGAACCGGAAATTCCGGCGAATACCGGCAATATCGCCCGCACCTGCGCGGCAACAGGAACCCATCTCCATCTCGTACACCCGCTGGGCTTCCGCACAGACGATGCTACGCTGAAGCGTGCCGGACTCGATTATTGGCATGCGGTGAATATTGAATACCACAATTCCTTCAGTGAAGTGCTTGAGAAGTATCAGGAAGGCCGTTTCTTCTATGCAACCACCAAGGCCAAGAAACGTTATAGCGATTTCAGTTTCCGCGATGGAGACTTCTTCGTGTTCGGTAAAGAAACCAAAGGATTACCGGCAGAGATTCTGGAGGTTGGACAAGAAACGGCGATGCGGATGCCGATGAGCGAGGCGGTAAGATCGCTGAATTTATCCAATTCGGCAGCGATTGTGGTCTACGAAGCGCTCCGGCAGCTCGATTTCCCACAACTTTTCTAA
- the serC gene encoding 3-phosphoserine/phosphohydroxythreonine transaminase, whose amino-acid sequence MLSKRAYNFNAGPAALPLAVLERAQAEFVEFRESGMSIMEMSHRGAIYESVHNEAQERLLSLLGNPQGYKVLFIQGGASTQFAMVPMNFISEGQVGSYVMTGSWADKALKEAKLTGGGHVAASSADKKFLAIPELSSIKAADNAAYLHVTSNETIEGTQYAQYPDAGNIPLIADMSSDILSRDFDVNQFGLIYAGAQKNLGPSGVTVVIAKEELIASSPANIPTILRYDTHYKNNSLYNTPPSFSVYMVNEVLKWIEEQGGLAGTEAKNRDKAGLLYDYIDGSDGFYRGVAEEGSRSIMNVTFRMPSEELEKQFIKASEAEGFVGLKGHRSVGGLRASIYNAVPHESVKALADFMKHFRQTQG is encoded by the coding sequence ATTTTGAGCAAGAGAGCCTACAATTTTAATGCCGGTCCGGCCGCATTGCCGCTGGCAGTATTGGAACGTGCACAGGCGGAGTTCGTTGAATTCCGGGAGAGCGGAATGTCCATTATGGAGATGTCGCACCGTGGGGCGATATACGAATCCGTGCATAATGAAGCTCAGGAACGCCTGCTTTCGCTCCTCGGCAATCCGCAGGGCTACAAGGTATTGTTCATCCAGGGCGGGGCAAGCACACAGTTCGCTATGGTTCCAATGAATTTTATCTCAGAAGGCCAGGTCGGCAGCTATGTTATGACAGGAAGCTGGGCAGACAAAGCCCTGAAGGAAGCCAAGCTGACAGGCGGCGGGCATGTAGCTGCTTCCTCGGCAGACAAGAAATTCCTGGCCATTCCTGAGCTTAGCAGCATCAAGGCTGCGGACAATGCAGCTTATCTGCATGTCACCTCAAATGAAACGATTGAAGGTACGCAGTATGCACAGTATCCTGATGCCGGTAACATTCCGCTGATTGCCGATATGTCCAGTGATATTCTGAGCCGCGATTTCGATGTGAACCAATTCGGCCTGATTTATGCTGGTGCGCAGAAGAATCTCGGACCCTCAGGCGTCACCGTAGTGATTGCCAAGGAAGAGCTGATCGCAAGTTCTCCGGCGAATATTCCGACGATTCTGCGGTATGATACTCATTACAAGAATAACTCTCTCTACAATACGCCGCCATCCTTCTCTGTATATATGGTTAATGAAGTGTTAAAATGGATTGAGGAACAGGGCGGGCTTGCCGGCACTGAAGCCAAGAACCGTGACAAAGCAGGTCTCCTATATGATTATATCGACGGCAGCGACGGCTTCTACCGCGGAGTTGCGGAAGAAGGCAGCCGTTCCATCATGAATGTAACGTTCCGGATGCCATCGGAGGAGCTGGAGAAGCAGTTCATCAAAGCTTCCGAAGCAGAAGGCTTTGTCGGCCTCAAGGGACACCGCAGCGTAGGCGGCTTACGGGCTTCGATCTACAACGCGGTTCCACATGAGAGCGTTAAGGCACTGGCTGATTTCATGAAGCATTTCCGGCAAACTCAAGGGTAA
- a CDS encoding HAMP domain-containing sensor histidine kinase, whose amino-acid sequence MSIRLRLTAWYSGILAVMLLVLSAVIYGFVYINTYGDLKDRLQNLSQQVELKAGLTQDGTLQPMLGGPAGQSLFAQMYIYDLDRLIPSPNMTEIKLKFQVPAKEDLHSQEGFLQARYGGNPFLIYQRAVDVTLNNSLPAPAVLQVAVYTGEQVTLLNRLKNILLAGSFATLVAAFTFGLFLARKAMSPIGMVIEAANGIQTGTDLSSRIEYDGPEDEIGRLIATVNSMLGRMEGFYTGLEEAYATQRRFVSDASHELRTPLTTIRGNIDLLQKVWEMDPQDSRMTEAEIRQLSIESVKDIADESKRMSRLVADMLSLARADTGRTFEIEPVALEPMMTEVARRASFLTREAEWSVGEMGHLNGKYILGNKDYLQQMMFIFIDNAFKYTPAGEVTLDALLYQNQVGIRIADTGIGMDKDEVPHIFDRFYRADESRGITEGIGLGLSIAKWIIEEHGGSVEVVTRQGEGTTFVIWLPLLFAPPLE is encoded by the coding sequence ATGTCCATACGTTTGCGGCTCACTGCCTGGTATTCTGGGATTCTTGCCGTTATGCTGCTGGTCTTGTCGGCGGTTATCTACGGCTTTGTCTATATTAATACGTATGGCGATTTGAAGGACCGGCTCCAGAATCTGTCGCAACAGGTAGAATTGAAGGCTGGCCTGACTCAGGACGGAACCCTTCAGCCGATGCTTGGGGGACCGGCGGGTCAGAGCCTGTTTGCCCAAATGTACATCTATGATCTGGACCGGCTGATTCCAAGCCCGAATATGACCGAAATTAAACTGAAATTCCAGGTTCCTGCCAAGGAGGACCTGCATAGCCAGGAGGGATTCCTGCAAGCCAGGTATGGCGGCAACCCCTTCCTGATCTATCAGCGGGCGGTTGATGTAACGCTCAACAACAGTCTGCCTGCGCCTGCTGTCCTTCAGGTCGCCGTCTATACGGGGGAACAGGTCACGCTGCTTAACCGGCTAAAGAATATTTTGCTGGCCGGTTCCTTCGCTACTCTGGTCGCGGCCTTCACCTTCGGCCTGTTCCTGGCCCGCAAGGCGATGAGCCCGATCGGCATGGTCATTGAGGCGGCGAACGGGATACAGACGGGAACCGACCTCAGCTCACGGATCGAATACGACGGGCCGGAGGATGAGATCGGGCGGCTGATCGCGACGGTCAACAGTATGCTTGGGCGGATGGAGGGCTTCTATACGGGGCTGGAGGAGGCCTATGCCACGCAGCGCCGCTTCGTCTCGGATGCTTCGCATGAGCTGCGGACACCGCTTACAACCATCCGCGGGAACATTGATCTATTGCAAAAGGTCTGGGAGATGGACCCGCAGGACAGCCGGATGACCGAGGCGGAGATCCGTCAGCTCTCGATCGAATCCGTGAAGGATATTGCTGATGAGTCTAAGCGCATGAGCCGTCTGGTCGCGGATATGCTCTCCCTGGCCCGGGCGGATACCGGCCGGACCTTCGAGATCGAGCCGGTAGCACTGGAGCCGATGATGACTGAAGTGGCCCGCCGGGCGTCGTTCCTGACGCGTGAAGCGGAGTGGTCTGTCGGTGAGATGGGCCATCTGAACGGTAAGTATATCCTGGGGAATAAGGATTATCTGCAGCAGATGATGTTTATTTTCATTGACAATGCGTTCAAATATACCCCGGCCGGTGAGGTTACGCTGGATGCATTGCTGTATCAGAATCAGGTAGGAATCCGCATTGCCGATACGGGAATCGGGATGGACAAAGATGAGGTGCCGCATATCTTCGACCGCTTCTACCGCGCAGATGAATCCAGAGGAATCACGGAAGGCATCGGGCTTGGATTGTCCATTGCCAAATGGATTATTGAAGAGCATGGAGGCTCTGTTGAGGTGGTCACCCGTCAGGGGGAAGGGACTACCTTTGTCATCTGGCTGCCGCTTCTCTTTGCCCCGCCGCTGGAATAG